In Lonchura striata isolate bLonStr1 chromosome 2, bLonStr1.mat, whole genome shotgun sequence, a single genomic region encodes these proteins:
- the LOC110480865 gene encoding rap1 GTPase-activating protein 1 — protein MIEKMQGSRLDEQRCSLPAPLKTEEEYIPYPSIHEVLQKGWPYPLIILPQFGGYWIEGTSHNLSSLSPTLSDVPFSWSGKVKLESDPTAKLYRKHFLGKEHQNFYSSDMSLGYLVLSVKYEQIEKQENLRLLLRTRTGTKHDLIPISCLNEFPNAVQMAKLLCEDVNVERFFPVLYPKASQLIVAFDEHVISNNFKFGVIYQKPGQTTEEEVFSNTVESQGFLEFLDFLGDKIQLQDFRGFRGGLDVTRGQTGTESVYTNFRGKEIMFHVSTKLPFTEGDSQQLQRKRHIGNDIVAIIFQDESTPFVPDMIASNFLHAYVVVQLTHSTTGDTLYKVSVTARDDVPFFGPPLPNPAIFKKSAEFREFLLVKLINAEYSCYRAEKFAKLEERTRSALLESLFEELQLRSRSMMGLPVGEDDKIENGSGGFLENFKRVIRGRSQSLDTMGISMRKQQPATLPSRPATAGLALSQSVAEGPKAIAASFALPGRSPSRTRASRFHGRRSSAIGIENIQEEKSRDTTERIQRVLDSPGAFFDLKSDGSSSPSSPEFPSRKSK, from the exons GGGAGTCGTCTGGATGAACAGAGATGTTCCCTTCCAGCTCCTCTCAAG ACAGAAGAGGAGTATATTCCTTATCCTAGCATCCATGAG GTATTACAGAAAGGGTGGCCATATCCTCTCATTATCCTACCCCAGTTTGGGGGCTACTGGATTGAAGGGACCAGCCACAACCTCTCCAGCTTGAGTCCAACTCTGTCTGATGTACCCTTTTCCTGGAGTGGTAAAGTGAAACTGGAAAGTGACCCTACAGCCAAGCTGTACCGCAAACATTTTCTGGGAAAG GAGCACCAGAACTTTTACTCCAGTGACATGTCCTTGGGCTACCTAGTACTTTCTGTGAAGTATGAACAGATAGAGAAGCAGGAAAATCTACGCCTGTTGCTGAG GACTCGTACTGGCACCAAACATGATCTAATTCCCATTTCCTGTTTGAATGAGTTTCCCAATGCTGTTCAGATGGCAAAG CTACTGTGTGAGGATGTGAATGTTGAACGCTTCTTTCCTGTCCTGTATCCCAAG GCCTCGCAGCTTATTGTTGCATTTGATGAACATGTCATAAGCAATAACTTCAAATTTGGGGTAATCTACCAAAAGCCTGGACAG ACAACTGAAGAAGAAGTCTTCAGTAACACAGTAGAGAGTCAGGGTTTCCTGGAGTTCTTGGATTTCCTTGGTGACAAGATTCAGCTGCAAGATTTCCGTGG GTTCCGGGGAGGCTTGGATGTTACCAGAGGTCAAACAGGCACCGAGTCAGTCTATACAAATTTCCGGGGGAAGGAGATCATGTTTCACGTGTCCACAAAGCTGCCCTTCACAGAGGGAGATTCCCAGCAG CTTCAGCGGAAGCGTCACATTGGGAATGATATTGTAGCCATCATTTTCCAGGATGAAAGCACACCTTTTGTCCCTGATATGATTGCTTCTAATTTCCTACATGCTTATGTGGTAGTTCAGCTCACTCATAGCACCACTGGGGACACTCTCTACAAG GTTTCAGTCACAGCCCGAGATGATGTACCCTTCTTTGGACCGCCGCTGCCAAATCCAGCCATATTTAAAAAG AGTGCAGAGTTTCGTGAATTCCTTCTGGTCAAGCTCATCAATGCTGAGTACAGCTGCTATCGAGCTGAGAAATTTGCTAAATTAGAG GAGAGAACACGGAGTGCCCTCTTGGAGAGCCTTTttgaggagctgcagcttcGCAGCCGCAGCATGATGGGATTACCTGTAGGGGAGGATGACAAGATAGAGAATGGCAGTGGGGGGTTCCTCGAGAACTTCAAG CGGGTGATCAGAGGTCGCAGCCAGAGCCTGGATACCATGGGGATATCCATGAGAAAGCAGCAGCCAGCCACCCTGCCCAGCCGCCCAGCTACAGCTGGCCTTGCCCTCAGCCAGAGTGTCGCCGAGGGCCCTAAGGCCATTGCTGCG TCTTTTGCCTTGCCTGGTAGGAGCCCATCACGTACTCGAGCCAGCCGCTTCCACGGGCGACGGAGTAGTGCCATTGGCATTGAAAACATACAGGAGGAAAAGAG cagagacaccaCAGAGAGGATACAAAGGGTGTTGGATAGTCCAGGAGCTTTCTTTGACCTGAAGTCTGatggatcatccagtcccagctctccagagttccccagcaggaagagcaagtga
- the LOC144245863 gene encoding uncharacterized protein LOC144245863, producing the protein MLRSQTSGYCVMQPLSRSSSSVSSCCSGLRENGTSEEEENDRELTCSLKGPPKKDSMIQSMWLDDNDCTPSTSSSPGSRLLPSSSVAGSTGKGKGSKAEAQHHNPASILCCV; encoded by the exons ATGCTCAGGAGTCAGACTTCAGGATACTGTGTGATGCAGCCACTCTCACGTTCATCATCCAGTGTAAGCAGTTGTTGTAGTGGATTGAGGGAAAATGGAACatcagaggaagaggagaatgacaGG gagctgacGTGCTCACTTAAGGGCCCTCCAAAAAAGGATTCAATGATTCAGAGTATGTGGCTGGATGACAATGACTGCACACCCAGTACTTCTAGCTCACCag GAAGCAGGTTGCTTCCTTCCAGCAGTGTTGCTGGCTccactggaaaaggaaaaggcagcaaAGCAGAGGCTCAGCACCATAATCCA GCCTCCATTTTGTGCTGTGTGTGA